The following proteins come from a genomic window of Mycolicibacterium rufum:
- a CDS encoding glycosyltransferase has product MTTASQKPLTIMFWPESAYGPTNQCIGLASILRDRGHRIVFAAESSWAGRIAPFGFVEELVDLAAPAEGAADEDAGAFWTQFIAETAPEFRKPTVEQLSTFIQPTYQALIDGARYCEPRLRDIIAEHRPDVIVEDNVVLFPALVTAGVPFVRVVSCSPLEIPGPDVPPPFSGLPSADRSAWDAYRAEFDRTHRAMWADFDAWVQDRGAAPLPDLEFMPRDNAANLYVYPAEADYVERRPLDATWTRMDSSVRETDDAYPLPAAVADRPADSALIYLSLGSLGGADVELMRRLVDVLGTTRHRFIVSKGPQADRIPLADNMVGEQMLPQTKVIPQVDLVISHGGNNTVTETLHFGKPLIVLPLFWDQYENAQRIDELGFGIRVDTYRFTDGELTAAVDRLLADTVLRERLTELGTAIRARDGLRVGADVIERAGRAEAG; this is encoded by the coding sequence GTGACGACCGCATCACAGAAGCCGCTGACGATCATGTTCTGGCCGGAATCGGCCTACGGGCCGACGAATCAGTGCATCGGGCTGGCGTCGATCCTGCGCGACCGCGGCCACCGCATCGTGTTCGCCGCGGAGAGCTCCTGGGCGGGCAGGATCGCACCGTTCGGGTTCGTCGAGGAACTCGTCGATCTCGCCGCGCCGGCCGAGGGAGCCGCCGACGAGGACGCCGGCGCGTTCTGGACGCAGTTCATCGCCGAGACCGCCCCCGAGTTCCGCAAGCCGACGGTCGAGCAGCTCTCGACGTTCATCCAGCCGACCTACCAGGCGCTCATCGACGGCGCGCGCTACTGCGAGCCCCGGCTGCGCGACATCATCGCCGAGCACCGGCCCGACGTGATCGTCGAGGACAACGTCGTGCTGTTCCCGGCACTGGTCACCGCTGGCGTGCCGTTCGTGCGCGTGGTGTCCTGCAGTCCCCTGGAGATCCCGGGACCCGATGTGCCGCCGCCCTTCTCGGGGCTGCCCAGCGCCGACCGCTCCGCGTGGGACGCCTACCGCGCGGAATTCGACCGCACCCACCGCGCGATGTGGGCCGACTTCGACGCCTGGGTGCAGGACCGGGGCGCGGCACCGCTGCCCGACCTGGAGTTCATGCCCCGCGACAACGCCGCCAATCTCTACGTCTACCCGGCCGAGGCCGACTACGTCGAACGGCGCCCCCTCGACGCCACGTGGACGCGGATGGACTCCAGTGTCCGCGAGACCGACGACGCCTACCCGCTGCCCGCCGCGGTCGCCGACCGGCCCGCCGACAGCGCCCTGATCTACCTGTCGCTCGGCTCTCTGGGCGGCGCCGACGTCGAACTGATGCGGCGGCTGGTCGATGTGCTGGGCACCACGCGACACCGCTTCATCGTCAGCAAGGGCCCGCAGGCCGACCGGATCCCGCTGGCCGACAACATGGTCGGCGAGCAGATGCTGCCGCAGACCAAAGTCATCCCGCAGGTCGACCTGGTGATCTCGCACGGGGGCAACAACACCGTCACCGAGACACTGCACTTCGGCAAGCCGCTGATCGTGCTGCCGCTGTTCTGGGATCAGTACGAGAACGCCCAGCGCATCGACGAGCTCGGCTTCGGAATCCGGGTGGACACCTACCGGTTCACCGACGGGGAGCTGACCGCCGCGGTGGACCGTCTGCTCGCCGACACCGTGCTGCGCGAGCGCCTGACCGAACTGGGCACCGCGATCCGCGCCCGCGACGGACTGCGGGTCGGCGCCGACGTCATCGAACGGGCCGGCCGCGCAGAGGCCGGGTGA
- a CDS encoding alpha/beta fold hydrolase, with translation MPTITTGDGVEIYYKDWGSGQPIVFSHGWPLSADDWDAQLMFFLGEGYRVVAHDRRGHGRSAQVADGHDMDHYADDLAAVVEHLDLREAVHVGHSTGGGEVVRYLARHGEERAAKAALIAAVPPLMVQTEANPGGLPKSVFDDFQTQVATNRSAFYRAVPEGPFYGFNREGVEPVEAVIANWWRQGMMGGAKAHYDGVVAFSQTDFTEDLRQIRLPVLVMHGDDDQVVPYADAGPLSAELLPNGMLKTYKGFPHGMPTTHADVINADLLEFIRS, from the coding sequence ATGCCGACCATCACCACCGGCGACGGTGTCGAGATCTATTACAAGGACTGGGGTTCGGGACAGCCCATCGTGTTCAGCCACGGCTGGCCGTTGTCGGCGGACGACTGGGATGCCCAGCTGATGTTCTTCCTGGGCGAGGGCTACCGGGTGGTCGCGCACGACCGGCGCGGCCACGGACGCTCCGCCCAGGTGGCCGACGGCCACGACATGGACCACTACGCCGACGACCTAGCCGCCGTCGTCGAGCACCTCGATCTCCGCGAGGCCGTACACGTGGGGCACTCGACCGGAGGCGGCGAGGTGGTGCGATATCTGGCCCGGCACGGGGAGGAGCGCGCCGCCAAAGCCGCGCTGATCGCCGCGGTGCCGCCGCTGATGGTGCAGACCGAGGCCAACCCCGGCGGGTTGCCGAAGTCGGTGTTCGACGATTTCCAGACCCAGGTGGCGACCAATCGCTCGGCGTTCTACCGCGCGGTGCCCGAGGGGCCGTTCTACGGATTCAATCGCGAGGGTGTGGAGCCCGTCGAGGCGGTGATCGCGAACTGGTGGCGCCAGGGCATGATGGGCGGCGCCAAGGCGCACTACGACGGCGTGGTGGCGTTCTCGCAGACCGATTTCACCGAGGATCTCCGACAGATCCGGCTACCGGTGCTGGTCATGCACGGCGACGACGACCAGGTGGTTCCCTACGCCGACGCCGGACCGCTCTCGGCCGAGTTGCTGCCCAACGGGATGCTGAAGACGTACAAGGGTTTCCCGCACGGGATGCCCACCACGCACGCAGATGTGATCAACGCCGACCTGCTGGAGTTCATCCGGTCCTAG
- a CDS encoding GAF domain-containing protein has protein sequence MKSTLMRPRLLFPAVTDNEPPLTFTLRVLAHRCVSLFPGTAGCGITLLTTDGRRITSVATDRVAERLIALHDANPQNPCANAWRHNTVRRAQHSATRLGWAPWMAAARGLGLRSVLAAPLCAPQRRLGTVFVYSTHPDSYRHGHGPLLAEFAAAAALDIDRCQTPG, from the coding sequence ATGAAATCCACACTGATGCGCCCTCGACTGCTGTTCCCCGCGGTCACCGACAACGAGCCGCCGCTGACGTTCACCCTGCGGGTGCTGGCGCACCGGTGCGTGTCCCTGTTCCCGGGCACCGCCGGCTGCGGCATCACCTTGCTGACCACCGACGGCCGCCGGATCACCTCGGTGGCCACCGACCGTGTCGCAGAGCGTCTCATCGCGCTGCACGACGCGAACCCTCAGAACCCGTGCGCCAACGCATGGCGGCACAACACCGTGCGCCGGGCGCAGCACTCGGCGACGAGACTGGGGTGGGCTCCCTGGATGGCCGCCGCGCGGGGACTGGGCCTGCGGTCGGTGCTGGCCGCTCCGCTGTGCGCGCCACAGCGACGCCTGGGCACTGTGTTCGTCTACTCCACCCACCCGGACTCGTACCGCCACGGTCACGGACCGCTGCTGGCCGAGTTCGCAGCGGCGGCCGCGCTCGACATCGACCGGTGCCAGACGCCCGGCTGA
- a CDS encoding nuclear transport factor 2 family protein: protein MHPFRHAVEARDEAAIEALLADDVVFTSPVAFKPYVGKPITAAILRAVMRVFADFRYIREIADGRDHALVFEATVDGKKVTGCDFLHVDDDGLIDDFMVMVRPLSGATALADAMGAQFERIQREASQAGPA from the coding sequence ATGCACCCGTTCCGCCACGCCGTCGAAGCTCGCGACGAAGCCGCCATCGAGGCCCTGCTCGCCGATGACGTCGTGTTCACCAGTCCTGTCGCCTTCAAGCCCTACGTGGGCAAGCCGATCACCGCGGCCATCCTGCGCGCAGTGATGCGCGTCTTCGCCGACTTCCGCTACATCCGGGAGATCGCCGACGGCCGCGACCACGCGCTGGTCTTCGAGGCGACGGTCGACGGCAAGAAGGTCACCGGCTGCGACTTCCTGCATGTCGACGACGACGGGCTGATCGACGACTTCATGGTGATGGTGCGGCCACTGTCGGGCGCGACGGCGCTGGCCGACGCCATGGGCGCGCAGTTCGAGCGCATCCAGCGGGAAGCCTCGCAGGCCGGTCCCGCCTGA
- a CDS encoding SIS domain-containing protein, translating to MKPDAFAADLARKPETLARLALLLSDRNPWADVVPADTTRVVLLGMGSSAYAGAVAAARLRARGVVATAELASSCLLPAWGPGTLVVATSASGGSAETLDALTRLPAGVTTVALTNTPGSALTERCDAVLTLEAGVETGGVACRSYQHTLALLLALESHLIGVDTSALAASVDGAAAASADLLDRESDWLPELSALLLGPSGTYLAAPAHRLCTAQQGALMLREGPRRPAAACETGDWSHVDVYLTKTTDYRLLVFAGSPWEAQAAEWTTARGSTVVGVGGDVPGAGFTLRYAGDSDDDVALLAEVLVPELIAARQWQVTEADAP from the coding sequence GTGAAACCCGACGCGTTCGCCGCCGACCTCGCGCGCAAGCCCGAGACTCTGGCTCGCCTGGCGCTGCTGCTGTCCGACCGCAATCCGTGGGCGGACGTCGTGCCGGCCGACACCACCCGCGTCGTCCTGCTCGGCATGGGATCCTCCGCGTACGCGGGGGCGGTGGCCGCCGCCCGCCTGCGGGCCCGCGGTGTGGTGGCGACCGCCGAACTCGCGTCATCCTGCCTGCTGCCGGCCTGGGGGCCGGGAACGCTGGTGGTGGCGACCTCGGCCAGCGGCGGGTCGGCCGAGACGCTCGACGCGCTGACCCGACTGCCCGCCGGTGTCACCACCGTCGCGCTGACGAACACGCCGGGCTCCGCGCTCACCGAGCGGTGCGACGCGGTCCTCACCCTGGAGGCCGGGGTGGAGACCGGCGGTGTGGCGTGCCGGAGCTATCAGCACACGCTCGCGCTGCTGCTGGCCTTGGAGAGCCACCTCATCGGCGTCGACACCTCGGCGCTCGCGGCATCCGTCGACGGTGCCGCCGCCGCGAGCGCCGATCTGCTGGACCGTGAATCCGATTGGCTGCCTGAGCTTTCCGCGCTGCTCCTCGGGCCGTCGGGCACTTACCTGGCCGCGCCCGCCCACCGGCTGTGCACCGCACAGCAGGGCGCGTTGATGCTGCGGGAGGGCCCGCGGCGTCCCGCCGCCGCCTGCGAGACCGGTGATTGGAGCCACGTCGACGTGTACCTGACCAAGACCACCGACTATCGCCTGCTGGTCTTCGCCGGCTCTCCCTGGGAAGCGCAAGCCGCCGAGTGGACCACTGCGCGGGGCAGCACCGTCGTCGGGGTCGGCGGTGACGTCCCGGGGGCCGGTTTCACGCTGCGCTATGCGGGCGACAGCGACGACGACGTCGCGCTGCTGGCCGAGGTGCTGGTGCCCGAGTTGATCGCCGCGCGGCAGTGGCAGGTCACCGAGGCGGACGCTCCCTGA
- a CDS encoding glucosamine kinase: MTDPLDALDLPDGHRLAVVNAGAGLAATPMVHHDGWRRARPGDGAAQALLDLFAAHQGSRRIGRFTVRSWTPRSAKGERPMGVDQTNESVIVGDTAVVKWATHLQEGPHPAPRRITVLREAGFTGMPTPWGLITWRPPGGEETVVAYADEYLPGAVDGWTWAVDAVTSAAGARDPDAVTPTATALGTLIADLHAALASTASTATDADAHRWHRAALDTLERACATGDSVCGATLRARRAVVAQEFGILRTLAGATVLDGHGDLHVGQVLRSGDRFTVTDFDGNPVLTAPERVMPIPAVVDVAGMAQSLSHVAIVARRHTELDPVAVRAVEDTARRAFLHAYVGRLRVLGHAGLYDPHPLRALRLIQVLREMIYAAAHLPRWMYVPDAALPALLDDEETP, translated from the coding sequence GTGACCGATCCGCTGGACGCGCTGGACCTGCCGGACGGACACCGGCTGGCCGTCGTGAACGCGGGCGCAGGCCTGGCCGCGACGCCGATGGTGCACCACGACGGGTGGCGGCGCGCGCGGCCCGGTGACGGTGCGGCCCAGGCCCTGCTCGATCTGTTCGCAGCACATCAGGGTTCGCGCCGCATCGGCCGGTTCACCGTGCGCTCCTGGACGCCGCGATCGGCGAAGGGCGAGCGTCCCATGGGCGTCGACCAGACCAACGAGTCGGTGATCGTGGGCGACACAGCGGTCGTCAAATGGGCGACGCACCTGCAGGAAGGCCCCCACCCGGCGCCGCGGCGCATCACCGTCCTGCGCGAGGCCGGCTTCACCGGGATGCCGACCCCGTGGGGCCTGATCACCTGGCGGCCACCCGGGGGTGAGGAGACCGTGGTGGCGTACGCGGACGAGTACCTGCCGGGCGCGGTGGACGGCTGGACATGGGCTGTCGACGCCGTCACCTCGGCCGCCGGGGCCCGCGACCCCGACGCGGTCACGCCCACGGCGACAGCACTCGGAACGCTGATCGCCGACCTGCACGCCGCACTGGCCTCGACCGCGTCGACCGCCACCGACGCCGACGCGCACCGCTGGCACCGCGCCGCTCTCGACACCCTCGAACGTGCCTGCGCCACCGGCGATTCGGTGTGCGGAGCGACGCTGCGCGCGCGCCGAGCGGTCGTCGCGCAGGAATTCGGGATCCTGCGGACGCTGGCCGGCGCGACCGTCCTCGACGGACACGGCGATCTGCATGTCGGCCAGGTGCTGCGCAGCGGCGACCGGTTCACGGTCACCGACTTCGACGGCAACCCGGTGCTGACGGCGCCCGAGCGGGTCATGCCGATTCCCGCGGTCGTCGACGTCGCCGGCATGGCGCAGTCGCTGTCGCACGTCGCGATCGTCGCCCGCCGCCACACCGAACTCGATCCGGTCGCCGTCCGCGCGGTGGAGGACACCGCCCGCCGCGCGTTTCTCCACGCGTATGTGGGCCGCCTGCGGGTGCTGGGCCACGCCGGCCTCTACGATCCGCATCCGCTGCGGGCCCTTCGCCTGATTCAGGTGCTGCGCGAGATGATCTACGCCGCAGCGCATCTGCCCCGCTGGATGTACGTGCCCGACGCCGCGCTGCCCGCCCTGCTCGACGACGAGGAGACACCGTGA